The following proteins come from a genomic window of Rutidosis leptorrhynchoides isolate AG116_Rl617_1_P2 chromosome 10, CSIRO_AGI_Rlap_v1, whole genome shotgun sequence:
- the LOC139872220 gene encoding protein CHROMATIN REMODELING 25, giving the protein MEDDEPFISISDSTDSSDDFTCEESESEDESLSTSDIDANCKPNDVVPPPPEPNLKSQNVNALLRGNLVVRRQSLLPRVLSVTEREAVLRKPFKPPCADGYSNQNDQLARRLCARKRFVPWGSNRPVLVPITNRLNIPVSVEEEVPEESTKLPPDIEPLILWQSEKCEDGDGRLIRIEVDHILVKFLRPHQREGVQFMFECVSGVCSPDINGCILADDMGLGKTLQSITLLYTLLRQGFDGQAIVKKAIIVTPTSLVSNWEAEIQKWVGERVKLVALCESSRDDVISSIDNFRSTHSRLQVLIVSYETFRMHASKFKDSGSCDLLICDEAHRLKNDQTLTNKALAAVSCKRRILLSGTPMQNHLEEFYAMVNFTNPGILGDAARFRRYYETPIICGREPTASEEEKNLANERSAELSAKVNQFILRRTNALLSNHLPPKIVGVVCCKLTPLQKELYNHFIHSKNVKQAISEDVKQTKILAYITALKKLCNHPKLIYDTMKSGNPGTAGFEGCMRFFPPEMFSGRSGSWTGGDGAWVELSGKMHVLARLLAHLRKKTDDRIVLVSNYTQTLDLIVQLCRERRYPFLRLDGATSISKRQKLVNCFNDQSKDEFAFLLSSKAGGCGLNLIGGNRLVLFDPDWNPANDKQAAARVWRDGQKKRVYIYRFLSTGTIEEKVYQRQMSKEGLQKVIQQEQSDSKIQGNNLSTEDLRDLFTFHEDAKSEIHEKMNCTRCQNSGGRAAEEIADASIDEFLDEGSHSDEEDIGGFAGISGCLHNLKSSEKQVGSPLEEDLASWGHHFSPNTVPDTILQASAGDEVTFVFTNQISGKLVPVESAVRSKTENLNEEIHTSKGNGFKNQCVSLKRQQTIPFSWSKGRPIRSKLPTAIRKSTGKPIEGKSCVALKPKSFFENLLPQKRLYTCPVDDDDDFA; this is encoded by the exons ATGGAAGACGATGAACCTTTTATCTCCATCTCCGATTCCACCGATTCCAGCGACGATTTCACCTGCGAAGAATCTGAATCTGAAGACGAATCTCTATCTACATCTGACATCGATGCTAATTGTAAACCAAACGATGTCGTTCCACCACCACCAGAGCCTAATCTGAAATCGCAAAACGTTAATGCACTTTTGAG AGGGAATTTAGTTGTTAGAAGGCAGTCACTACTTCCGCGAGTTCTTTCGGTGACCGAAAGAGAAGCCGTGCTTAGGAAACCGTTTAAGCCTCCTTGTGCTGATGGCTATTCGAATCAGAATGATCAGTTGGCTCGTCGACTTTGTGCTCGCAAACGGTTTGTACCGTGGGGGTCGAACAGGCCTGTTTTAGTTCCCATTACAAACAGGTTGAATATTCCTGTTTCTGTGGAGGAAGAAGTGCCCGAAGAGAGTACAAAGCTGCCGCCGGATATTGAACCTTTGATTTTATGGCAGTCGGAAAAGTGTGAAGACGGTGATGGGAGGTTAATACGTATAGAAGTTGATCATATACTCGTTAAGTTCCTTCGACCCCATCAAAG GGAAGGGGTACAGTTCATGTTCGAATGCGTTTCGGGTGTATGCAGTCCTGATATCAATGGCTGCATACTGGCTGATGACATGGG GTTAGGGAAGACGTTGCAGTCAATTACATTGTTGTATACTCTTCTTCGTCAAGGATTTGATGGACAGGCAATTGTTAAGAAGGCTATAATTGTAACTCCCACCAGTCTAGTAAGCAATTGGGAGGCTGAAATTCAGAAATGGGTTGGCGAAAGAGTTAAACTTGTTGCATTATGTGAAAGTAGTCGTGATGATGTCATCTCTAGTATTGATAACTTCAGAAGCACCCATAGCCGATTACAG GTACTGATTGTTTCTTACGAGACCTTCCGGATGCACGCATCAAAATTTAAAGATAGCGGCTCTTGTGATCTTCTAATATGTGATGAAGCACACAGGTTGAAAAATGACCAGACCTTGACTAATAAA GCATTGGCTGCTGTATCTTGTAAACGACGCATTTTATTGTCTGGGACTCCGATGCAA AATCACCTAGAAGAGTTTTATGCCATGGTTAACTTCACTAACCCAGGGATTTTGGGTGATGCTGCACGTTTTCGACGTTACTACGAG ACACCCATCATTTGTGGAAGAGAACCTACTGCTTCTGAAGAAGAGAAAAATCTTGCCAATGAGCGTTCAGCAGAATTGAGTGCAAAGGTCAATCAG TTTATATTGAGGAGGACTAATGCATTGCTATCAAATCATTTACCACCAAAG ATAGTCGGGGTCGTTTGTTGTAAGCTGACTCCTCTCCAAAAAGAACTGTACAATCATTTTATTCATTCGAAAAAT GTGAAACAAGCAATTTCTGAAGACGTGAAACAAACTAAAATTCTGGCTTATATAACGGCCCTGAAAAAGCTCTGTAACCATCCAAAG CTGATTTATGATACTATGAAAAGTGGGAACCCCGGGACAGCAGGATTCGAGGGCTGTATGCGCTTTTTCCCTCCAGAAATGTTCTCCGGAAG ATCTGGATCTTGGACTGGCGGTGATGGAGCGTGGGTTGAACTATCAGGGAAGATGCACGTATTAGCTCGTTTATTGGCTCATTTGCGTAAGAAAACAGATGACCGAATTGTACTGGTTTCAAATTATACACAG ACATTGGACCTTATTGTTCAATTATGCCGAGAAAGAAGATATCCATTTTTGAGGCTTGATGGAGCTACATCAATCAGCAAAAGACAAAAGCTGGTCAACTGCTTCAATGATCAATCGAAG GACGAGTTTGCATTTCTTTTGAGCAGCAAGGCTGGTGGATGTGGCCTTAACTTGATCGGCGGAAATAGACTTGTTCTGTTTGATCCCGATTGGAATCCTGCTAATGACAAACAA GCTGCTGCAAGAGTGTGGAGGGACGGACAGAAGAAGAGAGTATACATTTATAGATTTCTAAGCACTGGAACCATCGAAGAGAAG GTGTACCAGCGTCAGATGTCGAAAGAAGGACTTCAAAAAGTAATCCAACAAGAGCAATCTGATTCCAAGATCCAG GGGAACAATCTTTCAACGGAGGATTTGCGCGATCTATTTACATTTCATGAGGATGCAAA ATCTGAAATTCACGAGAAGATGAACTGCACACGTTGTCAAAACTCTGGAGGACGAGCAGCAGAGGAAATAGCTGATGCGAGCATCGATGAATTTTTAGATGAAGGGTCCCACTCTGACGAAGAGGATATTGGAGGGTTTGCAGGTATTTCGGGATGCTTGCATAACTTAAAAAGCTCGGAAAAACAGGTGGGGTCACCATTGGAAGAGGATCTAGCTAGCTGGGGTCATCATTTTTCTCCGAATACGGTACCTGATACCATTCTGCAAGCATCAGCTGGAGATGAG GTTACTTTTGTTTTTACAAATCAGATCAGTGGAAAGCTTGTACCTGTGGAGTCAGCGGTTAGGtcaaaaacagaaaatttaaacgaGGAGATACACACATCGAAGGGTAATGGATTTAAAAATCAGTGTGTCTCATTAAAACGACAACAAACGATACCGTTTAGTTGGTCCAAAGGCAGGCCCATCAGAAGCAAATTACCAACTGCTATTAGGAAGTCTACTGGAAAACCAATAGAAGGTAAAAGTTGTGTTGCATTAAAACCCAAATCTTTTTTTGAAAATTTGTTGCCTCAAAAGCGATTGTATACTTGTCCTGTAGATGATGACGATGATTTTGCATAA